The Malus sylvestris chromosome 12, drMalSylv7.2, whole genome shotgun sequence genome contains a region encoding:
- the LOC126594192 gene encoding uncharacterized protein LOC126594192, translated as MFRVHLHRFFLINEVFPLILNLMLMFHLQLLILLLMVLIILPLFHLCIQLPIMLHLHYIMSHNHHLHHFHILLLLLDMTLGISILIFLLDLNHRILCLLHIILFNQGLTMVVPKEIRVVTNITKAEVLMKATSKEDGLVTLILVLLCNLSVRFVREGVTRLLIVFIEILHLLLISLNFLISLNVKFVGNVDTLRWSVIIEAIIKAVDKVTKEVLYPGRSRQNELFRIPIFKTLHSSVQHLPASTYLGQLIKSSVWHQRLGHPTNEVLSIMLQQSQINYVVDDQCTM; from the exons ATGTTCAGAGTTCATCTTCACAGGTTTTTCCTAATCAATGAGGTTTTTCCTCTCATCCTCAATCTCATGCTGATGTTCCATCTGCAATTGTTGATACTATTACTCATGGTCCTTATTATTCTTCCACTGTTCCACCTGTGCATCCAGCTTCCTATAATGCTCCACCTTCACTATATAATGTCTCATAACCACCACCTCCATCATTTCCATATACTGCTTCTGCTCCTGGATATGACTTTAGGTATATCGATTCTAATATTTCTTCTGGATCTCAATCACAGAATTCTCTGCCTACTTCACATAATTCTTTTCAATCAAGGCCTTACTATGGTGGTTCCCAAAGAAATAAGGGTGGTTACAAATATAACAAAGGCAGAGGTACTAATGAAGGCTACAAGCAAGGAGGATGGACTGGTAACACTGATTCTCGTTTTACTATGCAACCTTAGCGTTAGATTTGTCAGAGAAGGGGTCACACGGCTTCTAATTGTTTTCATAGAAATTCTGCATCTtctcctaatttcattgaatttcctaatttcattgaatgtcaaatttgtgggaAACGTGGACACATTGCGTTGGAGTGTTATCATCGAAGCAATTATCAAGGCAGTG GACAAGGTAACCAAGGAGGTTCTTTACCCAGGCAGGAGTAGGCAAAATGAGTTGTTTCGGATTCCTATTTTCAAGACTCTGCATTCTTCAGTACAACATCTTCCAGCTTCAACATATCTTGGGCAATTAATCAAGTCTTCTGTGTGGCATCAACGGCTGGGGCATCCTACTAATGAGGTCTTATCTATTATGTTACAACAGTCACAAATAAATTATGTAGTAGATGATCAGTGTACAATGTGA
- the LOC126594194 gene encoding 60S acidic ribosomal protein P2-1-like: MKVLAAYLLAVLGGNTAPSTEDLKDILRSVGAEADDGEIQLLLSGVEGKDIAELIASGREKMSSVPSAGGGAVAVASTGGGAAPTLSEAKKEEKVEENDESDEDFDFNIFGE, from the coding sequence ATGAAGGTGCTAGCCGCATACTTGTTGGCCGTGTTGGGGGGCAACACTGCCCCTTCCACCGAAGATCTCAAGGACATCCTCCGGTCCGTTGGCGCTGAGGCCGATGATGGCGAGATTCAACTTCTTCTTTCGGGAGTTGAGGGTAAGGACATCGCAGAGCTAATTGCGTCTGGGCGGGAAAAGATGTCCTCCGTCCCATCTGCTGGTGGTGGTGCTGTTGCAGTTGCTTCAACTGGTGGTGGCGCTGCTCCTACTCTGTCCGAggcaaagaaagaagagaaggtcGAGGAGAACGATGAGTCCGATGAAGACTTTGATTTCAATATCTTTGGAGAGTAA